In Gossypium arboreum isolate Shixiya-1 chromosome 6, ASM2569848v2, whole genome shotgun sequence, the following are encoded in one genomic region:
- the LOC108484282 gene encoding uncharacterized protein LOC108484282, with protein MGVAVLKPDDCLKLPNPVKQRNSLCLNPNRSNRSHPNRKTRSPTTSPPSQSAGPKVPAKDLVMGQVKILKRGEVLKKLTPEKSVRFEKENIDVADLGSTNRLGPEPGSVPTQIRLTKSNNNKKVVPASFYAGSAFITSPPPSSVPMPVFCTKKISVTVKNDEATSDLRRILRLDL; from the coding sequence ATGGGTGTTGCAGTTCTAAAACCAGACGATTGTTTGAAGCTACCAAATCCCGTGAAACAACGAAATAGTCTTTGCCTTAATCCGAACCGATCGAATCGGTCACACCCAAACCGTAAAACTCGGTCTCCTACTACCTCCCCTCCTTCCCAGTCGGCCGGCCCCAAGGTACCGGCTAAAGATCTCGTGATGGGTCAAGTTAAGATCCTCAAACGCGGTGAGGTTCTAAAAAAACTGACGCCGGAGAAATCCGTCAGGTTCGAAAAGGAAAACATTGACGTTGCAGATCTGGGTTCCACTAACCGTTTGGGTCCTGAACCCGGTTCCGTTCCTACCCAGATCCGACTGACCAAGTCAAACAACAATAAGAAGGTAGTCCCAGCCTCTTTTTATGCTGGGTCGGCCTTTATAACCTCGCCGCCTCCGAGTTCCGTCCCGATGCCGGTGTTTTGCACCAAGAAGATCAGCGTTACCGTGAAGAATGACGAAGCCACGAGCGACTTAAGGAGGATATTAAGGCTCGATTTGTAG